The genomic region GATCCCCACCACCGTGTTCCTCACCGGCACCTCGCTGGGGGTGGCCGGTGCCATTCCACCACTGGTGATCGGTGCCGCGCCGTTCTTCGCCCGGTTGGTGGAAACCGCCCTGCGCGAGGTCGACCGTGGCATCATCGAAGCGACCCAGGCCATGGGCGCGACCACCCGCCAGATCGTCTTCAATGCGCTGTTGCCGGAAGCCCGTCCGGGTATCCTGGCAGCCATCACCGTGACCACCATCACGCTGGTAGGCTATACCGCCATGGCCGGCGTGGTCGGTGCCGGCGGCCTCGGCGACCTGGCGATCCGCTATGGTTACCAGCGGTTCCAGAACGATGTGATGCTGGTCACCGTGGTCATGCTGGTGGTGCTGGTCCAGGTGCTGCAGACCATTGGCGACAAACTCGTGGCGCGTTTCTCGCGCAAGTAACCTCAAACGCTTTCGCAATCTACTGAATTGCCGGCCCGTGGGCCGGCAGATGCCAAGCGGCATCCCACATGGAGTCGTTCGATGAAAAAACTGATCGCAGTCGTCGCAGCCGTCGCGGCCTTTTCCGCCCAGGCCGCAGAAATCCTGAGCGTGGGCGCCAGTCCTGTGCCACACGCGCAAATCCTCGAATTCATCAAGCCGACCCTGGCCAAGGAAGGCGTGGACCTGAAGATCAAGGTCTTCACCGACTACGTGCAGCCGAACGTGCAGGTGGCCGAGAAGCGCCTGGATGCCAACTTCTTCCAGCACCAGCCGTACCTGGATGAGTTCAACAAGTCCAAGGGCACCCACCTGGTCAGCGTCGCCGGCGTGCACATCGAGCCGCTGGGCGCCTACTCCAGCAAGTACAAGCAACTGGCCGACCTGCCGGGCGGCGCTGCCGTGGTGATCCCCAACGACGCCACCAACGGCGGTCGTGCGCTGTTGCTGCTGGAAAAGGCCGGCCTGATCAAGCTCAAGGACTCGAACAACATCCTGTCGACGCCCAAGGACATCGCCGAGAATCCCAAAGACCTGAAGATCCGTGAACTGGAAGCCGCGACCATCCCACGCGTGCTGACCCAGGTCGATCTGGCGCTGATCAACACCAACTACGCCCTGGAAGCCAAGCTCGATCCGTCCAAGGACGCGCTGTTCATCGAGGGTAAAGACTCGCCCTACGTGAACATCCTGGTCGCCCGCCCGGACGACAAGGACTCGGATGCCATGAAGAAACTGGTAGCCGCGCTGCACAGCCCGGAAGTGAAGGCGTTCATTCTGGATAAGTACAAGGGTTCGATCGTTCCTGCGTTCTAAGCTCCAGAGCCTCTTCGCGGCGCTTCGGCGCCGCGAAGAACGATGACGGGGTCTTCAGAAAAACCGCGCCGTCCTGTTCTCGAGTAAATCCTGCGTCCACAAAAACCGGCTCCCGCAGGTCCTATGGCGTAGTTCCACAGGCCTGCAAGCAGTCCAGCAGACAATCCAATGC from Pseudomonas asplenii harbors:
- a CDS encoding methionine ABC transporter permease, with the protein product MDLFLSFFANIDWSDIWEATGDTLMMLGGSLLFTVLLGLPLGVLLFLCSPRQLLEHKATYSALSFVVNVVRSLPFIILLIVLIPTTVFLTGTSLGVAGAIPPLVIGAAPFFARLVETALREVDRGIIEATQAMGATTRQIVFNALLPEARPGILAAITVTTITLVGYTAMAGVVGAGGLGDLAIRYGYQRFQNDVMLVTVVMLVVLVQVLQTIGDKLVARFSRK
- a CDS encoding MetQ/NlpA family ABC transporter substrate-binding protein, whose protein sequence is MKKLIAVVAAVAAFSAQAAEILSVGASPVPHAQILEFIKPTLAKEGVDLKIKVFTDYVQPNVQVAEKRLDANFFQHQPYLDEFNKSKGTHLVSVAGVHIEPLGAYSSKYKQLADLPGGAAVVIPNDATNGGRALLLLEKAGLIKLKDSNNILSTPKDIAENPKDLKIRELEAATIPRVLTQVDLALINTNYALEAKLDPSKDALFIEGKDSPYVNILVARPDDKDSDAMKKLVAALHSPEVKAFILDKYKGSIVPAF